The following are from one region of the Hyphomicrobiales bacterium genome:
- the nuoG gene encoding NADH-quinone oxidoreductase subunit NuoG: MPILKIDGQEIEVPSGITLLQACEMAGAEIPRFCFHERLSIAGNCRMCLVEWVGAPKPQASCALSVNELRPNRDGSPADIRTNSPLVKKAREGVMEFLLINHPLDCPICDQGGECDLQDQAMAYGIDSSRFHENKRAVEDKYIGPLVKTIMTRCIHCTRCIRFATEVAGVPDLGAIGRGEDMEVTTYLESAMGSELQGNVIDLCPVGALTSKPYAFAARPWELDKTESIDVMDAVGSNIRVDTRGREVMRILPRLNEQVNEEWISDKTRFVCDGLRVQRLDQPYVRKSGKLRPASWPEAFSAIAEAVGKSAPDRIAAIAGDLASAEELFAFKDLMGRLDVSSLDCRQDGAALDPAFGRAGYLFNATIEGIEAADALLLVGTNPRIEASLVNARIRKRWRMGNFPIGVIGGVAGGGVDLTYDYDYLGAGADTLADLADGNGRFAKLLQQAQRPLIVVGQGALARPDGAAILSLAAKAATGFGAVSQSWNGFSVLHTAAARVAGLDLGLVPGPSGRDTAGILEGAAKGEIDMVFLLGADEIPAGRLGDAFIVYQGSHGDRGAHRANVILPGAAYTEKSATYVNTEGRVQLAARAAFPPGDAREDWAILRALSEALGHRLAYDNLEALRAAMYEAHPHLADIDTILPGDPSDVTRLAKAGGHTDKAPFTGPIADFYLTNPIARASAVMAELSGLARGRSTEVTGTDG, translated from the coding sequence ATGCCAATCCTGAAGATCGACGGCCAGGAGATCGAGGTCCCGAGCGGCATCACGCTGTTGCAGGCGTGCGAGATGGCCGGCGCCGAGATCCCGCGTTTCTGTTTCCACGAGCGGCTGTCGATCGCCGGCAATTGCCGCATGTGCCTGGTCGAATGGGTCGGCGCGCCGAAGCCGCAGGCAAGTTGCGCACTCTCCGTCAATGAGCTGCGCCCTAACCGCGACGGCTCGCCGGCCGACATCCGCACCAACTCGCCGCTGGTCAAGAAGGCGCGCGAGGGGGTGATGGAGTTCCTGCTCATCAACCATCCGCTCGACTGCCCGATCTGCGACCAGGGCGGGGAGTGCGATCTGCAGGACCAGGCCATGGCCTACGGCATCGACTCTTCGCGCTTCCACGAAAACAAACGCGCGGTGGAGGACAAGTATATCGGCCCGCTGGTCAAGACCATCATGACCCGGTGCATCCATTGCACCCGCTGCATCCGCTTCGCCACCGAGGTCGCCGGCGTTCCGGACCTCGGCGCCATCGGCCGCGGCGAGGACATGGAGGTAACCACCTATCTGGAAAGCGCCATGGGCTCGGAATTGCAGGGCAACGTCATCGACCTGTGCCCGGTCGGCGCGCTGACCTCCAAGCCCTATGCGTTCGCAGCCCGGCCGTGGGAGCTCGACAAGACCGAATCGATCGACGTGATGGATGCGGTCGGCAGCAACATCCGCGTCGACACCCGCGGCCGTGAGGTGATGCGCATCCTGCCGCGGCTCAACGAGCAGGTGAACGAGGAGTGGATCTCCGACAAGACCCGTTTCGTCTGCGACGGTCTGAGGGTCCAGCGCCTCGACCAGCCCTATGTGCGCAAGAGCGGCAAGCTGCGGCCGGCGAGCTGGCCGGAAGCGTTTTCCGCCATCGCCGAAGCGGTCGGGAAATCGGCGCCTGACAGGATCGCCGCCATAGCCGGGGATCTGGCGAGCGCCGAGGAGCTGTTTGCCTTCAAGGACCTGATGGGCCGGCTCGATGTTTCGAGCCTCGACTGCCGTCAGGACGGCGCGGCCCTCGACCCGGCTTTCGGTCGCGCCGGCTACCTGTTCAATGCCACCATCGAGGGCATCGAGGCGGCCGATGCGCTGTTGCTGGTCGGCACGAACCCGCGTATCGAGGCATCCCTGGTCAACGCCCGCATCCGCAAGCGCTGGCGCATGGGGAATTTTCCCATCGGCGTCATCGGCGGCGTCGCCGGGGGCGGGGTCGATCTGACCTATGACTACGACTATCTCGGCGCCGGCGCCGACACCCTCGCCGACCTTGCCGACGGCAATGGCCGCTTCGCCAAACTGCTGCAGCAGGCGCAAAGGCCGCTTATCGTCGTCGGCCAGGGGGCGCTCGCGCGTCCCGACGGCGCTGCAATCCTCAGCCTTGCCGCCAAGGCCGCGACCGGTTTCGGGGCCGTTTCGCAAAGCTGGAACGGGTTTTCGGTGCTGCATACCGCGGCTGCCCGCGTTGCCGGGCTCGATCTCGGTCTCGTGCCGGGCCCAAGCGGGCGCGATACCGCCGGCATCCTGGAGGGCGCGGCGAAAGGCGAAATCGACATGGTCTTCCTGCTCGGCGCCGACGAGATTCCCGCCGGCAGGCTTGGCGACGCCTTCATCGTCTATCAGGGCAGCCATGGCGACCGTGGCGCCCACCGCGCCAACGTTATTCTGCCGGGCGCCGCCTATACCGAGAAGTCCGCCACTTACGTGAATACCGAGGGGCGGGTGCAGCTTGCCGCCCGCGCCGCCTTCCCGCCGGGCGACGCGCGCGAGGACTGGGCGATTCTGCGAGCGCTGTCCGAAGCGCTCGGCCACAGGCTTGCTTACGACAATCTCGAGGCCCTGCGCGCGGCGATGTATGAGGCGCACCCGCATCTTGCCGATATCGACACCATTCTGCCCGGCGATCCGTCAGACGTCACGCGGCTCGCCAAGGCGGGCGGGCACACCGACAAGGCGCCGTTCACGGGTCCGATCGCCGATTTCTATCTCACCAATCCCATTGCCCGCGCCTCCGCCGTCATGGCCGAACTGAGCGGGTTGGCGCGGGGACGCTCCACGGAAGTGACGGGCACCGATGGCTGA
- the nuoF gene encoding NADH-quinone oxidoreductase subunit NuoF has translation MLSDKDRIFTNLYGLHSPGLKAAKIRGAWNRTKTILQKGHDWIIEEVKASGLRGRGGAGFPTGLKWSFMPKQSDGRPHYLIVNADESEPGTCKDRDIMRHDPHILIEGSLMSGFAMRAHTAYIYVRGEFIREREALQKAIDEAYETKLIGKNNVHDWDFDILIHHGAGAYICGEETALLESLEGKKGMPRLKPPFPANVGLYGAPTTVNNVETIAAVPEILRRGASWFSGIGRPNNTGTKLFCISGHVNQPCNVEEEMGITLRELLDKHAGGVRGGWDNLLAVIPGGSSVPCVPAGECGQLRMDFDGLRDKKSALGTAGVIVMDKSTDIIRAISRIAYFYKHESCGQCTPCREGTGWMWRVLERMARGEAEKREIDMLMDVTRQVEGHTICALGDAAAWPVQGLIRHFRDEIEARIDSHAASSKAEGRVKQAAE, from the coding sequence ATGCTTAGCGACAAGGACCGCATCTTCACCAACCTTTACGGCCTCCACAGCCCCGGCCTGAAGGCGGCGAAAATACGCGGCGCCTGGAACCGCACCAAGACGATTCTGCAAAAGGGCCACGACTGGATCATCGAGGAGGTCAAGGCCTCGGGACTGCGCGGCCGCGGCGGCGCCGGCTTTCCGACCGGACTGAAATGGTCGTTCATGCCCAAGCAGTCCGATGGCAGGCCGCACTATCTCATTGTCAATGCTGATGAATCTGAGCCCGGCACCTGCAAGGACCGGGACATCATGCGCCACGATCCGCACATCCTCATCGAAGGCAGCCTGATGTCCGGCTTCGCCATGCGCGCGCACACCGCCTACATCTATGTGCGCGGCGAGTTCATTCGCGAGCGGGAGGCGCTGCAGAAGGCGATCGATGAGGCCTACGAGACCAAGCTCATCGGCAAGAACAACGTGCATGACTGGGATTTCGACATTCTCATCCATCACGGCGCCGGCGCCTATATCTGCGGCGAGGAGACGGCGCTGCTCGAAAGCCTCGAGGGCAAGAAGGGCATGCCGCGCCTCAAGCCGCCGTTTCCGGCCAATGTCGGCCTTTATGGCGCGCCGACCACGGTCAACAATGTCGAAACCATCGCCGCGGTTCCGGAAATCCTGCGCCGCGGCGCGAGTTGGTTTTCGGGCATCGGCCGGCCCAACAATACCGGCACCAAGCTGTTCTGCATTTCCGGCCACGTCAACCAGCCCTGCAATGTCGAGGAGGAGATGGGGATCACCCTGCGCGAGCTTCTCGACAAGCACGCCGGCGGCGTGCGCGGCGGCTGGGACAATCTGCTCGCGGTCATCCCCGGCGGCTCGTCGGTGCCTTGCGTTCCGGCCGGCGAATGCGGCCAGCTGCGCATGGATTTCGACGGTCTGCGCGACAAGAAGTCGGCGCTTGGGACCGCCGGCGTCATCGTCATGGACAAGTCGACCGATATCATCCGCGCCATTTCGCGCATCGCCTATTTCTACAAGCATGAGAGCTGCGGCCAGTGCACGCCGTGCCGCGAAGGCACCGGCTGGATGTGGCGGGTCCTCGAGCGGATGGCGCGCGGCGAAGCGGAAAAGCGCGAGATCGACATGTTGATGGACGTAACCCGGCAGGTGGAGGGTCACACGATCTGCGCGCTCGGCGACGCCGCCGCCTGGCCGGTGCAGGGGCTCATCCGCCATTTCCGCGATGAGATCGAGGCGCGTATCGACAGTCATGCCGCCAGCTCGAAGGCGGAAGGCCGGGTCAAGCAAGCGGCGGAATAG
- the nuoE gene encoding NADH-quinone oxidoreductase subunit NuoE, producing the protein MSVRRLHPEQPAKFAFTRENLAWARAQIKKYPAGKQASAVIPLMWRAQEQHQGWLPEPAIRYVADMLDMPYIRALEVATFYTMFHLEPVGRKAHVQVCGTTPCMLLGAGELIKVCRKRIAEQPHALSAAGDFSWEEVECLGACVNAPMIQVASDTYEDLTAEIFETILDQLAAGKKPKPGPQSARHSSEPAGGLTTLLNGAATGAKKAVAAKTAARRAPARKAPARKPAVKPGKAK; encoded by the coding sequence GTGAGCGTGCGACGTCTCCACCCGGAGCAGCCGGCCAAGTTCGCGTTCACGCGCGAGAATCTCGCCTGGGCGAGGGCGCAGATCAAGAAATACCCGGCCGGCAAGCAGGCCTCCGCCGTGATCCCGCTGATGTGGCGCGCCCAGGAGCAACACCAGGGCTGGCTGCCCGAGCCGGCGATCCGCTACGTCGCCGACATGCTCGACATGCCCTATATCCGGGCGCTGGAGGTTGCCACCTTCTACACCATGTTCCATCTCGAGCCGGTGGGCCGGAAGGCGCATGTGCAGGTCTGCGGCACGACGCCGTGCATGCTGCTCGGCGCAGGCGAGCTCATCAAGGTCTGCCGGAAGCGCATCGCCGAGCAGCCGCATGCGCTCTCCGCCGCCGGCGACTTCTCCTGGGAGGAGGTCGAATGCCTTGGCGCCTGCGTCAACGCGCCGATGATCCAGGTCGCAAGCGACACCTATGAGGACCTGACGGCGGAGATCTTCGAAACGATCCTGGATCAACTGGCGGCCGGCAAGAAGCCGAAGCCGGGGCCGCAGAGTGCGCGGCATTCGTCGGAGCCGGCAGGCGGCCTGACGACGCTGCTGAACGGCGCAGCCACGGGCGCAAAGAAGGCGGTCGCGGCGAAAACGGCAGCCAGGAGGGCCCCGGCACGGAAGGCTCCGGCAAGAAAGCCGGCCGTGAAGCCGGGCAAGGCGAAGTGA
- a CDS encoding endonuclease domain-containing protein: protein MTDAERRLWRSLKGGQMEGHSFRRQHPVGRYVLDFYCAPLALAVELDGGQHGEPAVLKRDVRREDWLKGKGIRVLRFWNGDVMNGFDGVLEAIRREVLQLAGNTRTPTLTLPLAGGGNETEVDR, encoded by the coding sequence ATGACCGACGCGGAACGGAGACTGTGGCGCTCGCTCAAAGGCGGACAAATGGAGGGCCATTCGTTTCGTCGCCAGCATCCCGTCGGCCGCTATGTCTTGGATTTCTATTGCGCGCCTCTTGCGCTGGCGGTGGAGCTCGACGGCGGACAGCACGGTGAACCGGCAGTGTTGAAAAGAGACGTGCGTCGTGAGGACTGGCTCAAAGGCAAAGGTATCCGGGTGCTGAGATTCTGGAATGGCGACGTGATGAACGGGTTTGACGGCGTGCTGGAGGCCATTCGTCGCGAAGTTCTGCAATTGGCGGGCAACACCAGGACCCCCACCCTGACCCTCCCCCTTGCAGGGGGAGGGAATGAGACGGAGGTCGACCGGTGA
- a CDS encoding NADH-quinone oxidoreductase subunit D: protein MAEAEIRNFTINFGPQHPSAHGVLRMLMELDGEVIERCDPHIGLLHRGTEKLIEHKTYLQAIPYFDRLDYWAPMNQEHAFALAVERLLGITVPKRGQLIRVLYSEIGRLLSHLLNIASLALDVGALTPPLWGYEEREKLMIFYERASGARLHAAYFRPGGVHQDLPQKLVDDIGEFCDPFLKAVDEIEVLLTDNRIFKQRNVDIGVIKLDEAWARGFSGVMVRGSGAAWDLRRAQPYECYSELDFDIPVGKNGDCYDRYLIRLEEMRQSIRIMRQCIDKLNSPEGAGPVSHPDHKIVPPKRGEMKRSMEALIHHFKLYTEGYRVPEGEVYAAVEAPKGEFGVYLVSDGSNRPYRCKIRAPGFPHLQAIHFLSKGHMLADMTAIIATIDIVFGEVDR, encoded by the coding sequence GTGGCTGAGGCCGAAATCCGCAACTTCACCATCAATTTTGGCCCGCAGCACCCCTCGGCCCACGGCGTGCTGCGCATGCTGATGGAACTCGACGGCGAGGTCATCGAGCGGTGCGACCCGCATATCGGCCTGTTGCACCGGGGCACCGAGAAGCTGATCGAGCACAAGACCTATTTGCAGGCCATTCCGTATTTCGACCGGCTCGACTATTGGGCGCCGATGAACCAGGAGCACGCTTTTGCGCTCGCCGTGGAAAGGCTGCTCGGCATCACCGTGCCCAAGCGCGGCCAGCTCATCCGCGTGCTCTATTCGGAGATCGGCCGGCTGCTGTCGCATCTCCTCAATATCGCCTCGCTCGCGCTCGATGTCGGCGCGCTGACCCCGCCGCTGTGGGGCTATGAGGAACGCGAGAAGCTGATGATCTTCTATGAGCGCGCCTCCGGGGCGCGCCTGCACGCCGCCTATTTCCGACCCGGCGGGGTGCATCAGGACCTGCCGCAGAAGCTCGTCGACGATATCGGCGAATTCTGCGATCCGTTCCTGAAGGCGGTCGACGAAATCGAGGTGCTGCTCACCGACAACCGCATCTTCAAGCAGCGCAACGTCGATATCGGCGTCATCAAGCTCGACGAGGCTTGGGCGCGGGGATTTTCCGGCGTCATGGTGCGCGGCTCGGGCGCCGCTTGGGACCTGCGCCGGGCGCAGCCCTATGAGTGCTATTCCGAGCTCGACTTCGACATCCCGGTCGGCAAAAACGGCGACTGCTACGACCGCTATCTGATTCGCCTGGAAGAGATGCGCCAGTCGATCCGCATCATGCGCCAATGCATCGACAAGCTGAACTCGCCGGAAGGGGCGGGGCCGGTCTCCCACCCCGACCACAAGATCGTGCCGCCCAAGCGCGGCGAGATGAAGCGCTCCATGGAGGCGCTGATCCACCACTTCAAGCTCTATACCGAGGGCTACCGGGTGCCGGAGGGCGAAGTGTACGCCGCCGTCGAGGCGCCGAAGGGCGAATTCGGCGTCTATCTGGTCTCCGACGGCAGCAACAGGCCCTACCGCTGCAAGATCCGCGCGCCCGGCTTCCCGCATCTGCAGGCGATCCACTTCCTCAGCAAGGGCCACATGCTGGCCGACATGACGGCGATTATCGCCACCATCGATATCGTCTTCGGGGAGGTCGATCGGTGA
- a CDS encoding NADH-quinone oxidoreductase subunit C translates to MDETLKELGEYIKTALGGDVAAYTVAHGELTVSVSAAAILKVLKFLRDDTSCQFDCLIDICGVDYPGREKRFDVVYHLLSPVQNQRIRVKLVTDDTEPVASVVSLFPAADWYEREAFDLYGILFSGHPDLRRILTDYGFEGHPLRKDFPLTGFVEVRYDDELKRVVYEPVRLEQELRSFDFLSPWEGPDYLLPGDEKASR, encoded by the coding sequence ATGGACGAGACGCTGAAGGAACTCGGCGAATACATCAAAACGGCCTTGGGCGGCGACGTCGCCGCGTACACGGTGGCCCATGGCGAGCTGACCGTGTCGGTGAGCGCGGCGGCCATCCTCAAGGTGCTCAAGTTCCTGCGCGACGACACGAGTTGCCAGTTCGATTGCCTGATCGATATCTGCGGCGTCGATTATCCCGGCCGCGAGAAGCGATTCGACGTCGTCTATCATCTGTTGTCTCCGGTGCAGAATCAGCGCATCCGCGTCAAGCTGGTGACCGACGACACGGAGCCCGTGGCAAGCGTGGTCTCCCTGTTTCCCGCCGCCGACTGGTACGAGCGCGAGGCCTTTGACCTTTACGGCATCCTGTTTTCCGGCCATCCGGACCTGCGGCGGATTCTCACCGACTACGGCTTCGAGGGCCATCCGCTGCGGAAGGACTTCCCGCTCACCGGCTTTGTCGAGGTGCGTTACGACGACGAGCTCAAGCGGGTCGTCTACGAGCCCGTGAGGCTGGAGCAGGAATTGCGCAGCTTCGACTTCCTCAGCCCCTGGGAAGGGCCGGACTATCTGCTGCCCGGCGACGAGAAGGCGAGCCGATGA
- a CDS encoding NADH-quinone oxidoreductase subunit B family protein has translation MGLGYMSRPGVAPPAKKLLDPHAVPADAEDTFFTEVDAGLADKGFIVTSTDELITWARTGSLMWMTFGLACCAVEMIQMAMPRYDCERFGFAPRASPRQSDVIIVAGTLTNKMAPAFRKVYDQMPEPRYVISMGSCANGGGYYHYSYSVVRGCDRVVPVDIYVPGCPPTAEALLYGVLLLQKKIRRTGTIER, from the coding sequence ATGGGACTAGGCTATATGTCGCGGCCGGGAGTTGCGCCCCCGGCCAAGAAGCTGCTCGATCCGCACGCCGTTCCGGCTGATGCCGAGGATACCTTCTTTACCGAGGTCGACGCGGGGCTGGCCGACAAGGGCTTCATCGTCACCTCGACGGATGAATTGATCACCTGGGCGCGGACCGGCTCACTGATGTGGATGACATTCGGGCTGGCCTGCTGCGCGGTCGAAATGATCCAGATGGCGATGCCGCGCTATGACTGCGAGCGGTTCGGCTTTGCCCCGCGCGCGAGCCCCCGACAGTCCGACGTGATCATCGTCGCCGGCACGCTGACCAACAAGATGGCGCCGGCCTTCCGCAAGGTCTACGACCAGATGCCGGAGCCGCGCTACGTCATCTCCATGGGCAGTTGCGCCAATGGCGGCGGCTACTATCACTATTCCTACTCGGTGGTGCGCGGCTGCGACCGGGTCGTGCCGGTGGACATCTACGTGCCTGGCTGCCCGCCGACCGCCGAGGCGCTGCTTTATGGCGTTCTCTTGCTGCAAAAGAAGATCCGCCGCACTGGGACAATCGAACGCTGA
- a CDS encoding NADH-quinone oxidoreductase subunit A, producing MHDLVIDYLPIVIFIGVALVIALALLVAPFLVAYKQPDPEKLSAYECGFNAFDDARMKFDVRFYLVAILFIIFDLEVAFLFPWAAAFKAVGWFGFWSMMVFLGVLTIGFVYEWRKGALEWD from the coding sequence ATGCACGACCTGGTAATCGACTATCTGCCAATCGTCATTTTCATCGGCGTCGCCTTGGTTATTGCGCTGGCACTGCTGGTCGCGCCGTTCCTGGTCGCCTACAAGCAGCCCGACCCGGAAAAGCTGTCGGCCTATGAGTGCGGCTTCAACGCCTTCGACGATGCGCGCATGAAGTTCGACGTGCGCTTCTATCTGGTCGCCATCTTGTTCATCATTTTCGATCTTGAGGTTGCCTTCCTGTTTCCCTGGGCCGCCGCGTTCAAGGCGGTCGGCTGGTTCGGCTTCTGGTCGATGATGGTGTTTCTGGGCGTTCTGACCATCGGCTTCGTTTACGAATGGCGTAAGGGAGCGTTGGAATGGGACTAG